The following is a genomic window from Salarias fasciatus chromosome 10, fSalaFa1.1, whole genome shotgun sequence.
catttatataaaaaataatCAGGTGTGAAGATGTAAAAGTCAAACTCACTGTATTTCTCCATCTGTGGCTTGAAAATGTAGGTAGTGTGCATTTGCTGTAAGATTTCTTGAAGGTATTCAGTGCTACATTTTGATTCTTGAATGTTAAAAActgcacatgaaagctgatgCACTGTGGATTGCAGGAACAGGATGTGTGCAAAGCAAGTGAATAATTCAGATTTTCACTGAATACTCACtcattaaaattgatttttaacTTGCACGCTGAAGAAAAGAGATGAATTATGTGTGATTTTATTCAACTTTTCATCAAACACAAATGACGTGactgttttttgtctttaacgagcgactgaagtgaaacacttttaaaatattctccAATACCAAGGTCACTCTTCAAATTTTCAGGTGTTTCAATGAACGCCCTACAAGGGTTAATCATGTATTTTGTGACTTCTTTTAACTTACCATTATGTATTTTGGAAGGAATGTAAAGAAACTAAAGGttaggttatttttttttcccccaggaAAAGTCCATCTTACGCACTAAGAAGAGTTCAAGATGATTTTTGGGTTGGACTGACACATTGAAATAAGCAGTGGAAGCTTAAATCTTCAATATGTGGCCGTGGCTTGCTGCTGCTCCTCGAGTCTCTTGGCCGTGTTGTTTCCTGGTTATCTGAAAGCACTTAACTCCTCCAGCGCGATGCAAACAATAACTCCAGCTGGAGATATCAGCCTGCTCCTTATCTATTGGCTACGTGAGAGCATGTTGCTATCTCCAAAGCTTGGCTCTAACGATATCAATCCACGGCCGGCCGTCCAGCACGCGCTGAATTTCAAATTGCACGATTGCTCATTTGGCAAGTACACAAACTCTTCTCCCGTACGTTTGTCAGCAGCGCAGTCTTTATAAAAAATAATGATCGCTTTGAGAAATTAACCAGAACCGAGCCTTACTCCTCCTTACATGTGACTCCCCTCTCGGCGTGTCCGTTGGCTTGCCCTTTGGCCTTCAGCTTTCCCTCTGCCTGAAGCTTCCTGATCTGATCGTGGGGACCCTTCCCCATCAGCGCCGACGGGTGCCTGTAGGAGCCCCCCAGGCGGTCCCACAGGGTGAAGTACTGGCCGTAGTTGTAGTCGAAAAACAGGTGGTGGTCGGTGTGGTGGGCCGAGCCGTTGACGACGTCGGTGAGGGCGGCGGGGACGCGGTAGTCGCCGTCGTGGATGGAGATGGTCCAGATGTTGACGAACACGTACAGGAGCAAGTAGAGCACCTTGtggagggggaagaggaaggGGTAGATGTGGTACGGCAGGCCCTGCATGAAGCCATCCACCGGGTGGAAGGCGTGGCTGGCGAAGGGAGTGGGGATCTTCCAGATGTGGTGCGGTTTgtggaacagctggaagacaGAAGAGTTCCACTCACTTCCATAACTGAAATACATTTAGATAATTATAATATCAAGTCCAAAGGTGATGTATGATTACAAAACACTTTGTGCAGAGGACTTTTTCTTGAGGAGGATTTAGAGCCAAACAAACCGTGCACGTACCTTATAAATAAGCTTGTGGTGGAGGATCCGGTGAATCCAGTAGATGCACATGTCGGtgaaaaacaggaaggagaTCATGCTCAGGAAAAGTCCCGCCCAGCCTGGACAAGAACATGAGTGTATAAGCTTGATCTGAACTTCCTGGGAAcatcaaaatctgaaaaataccaaagctgctgcagactcaCCGAGTGGCAGGTCACTGACATTGTCGTACAGCTTGCTGTATCCTCGAACTTCGGCGAAGAACAAGGCCACAGTGGGGATACTGATCACGGGGAGGGAGGTCATGGCATATTTGATTTCCCTCTGTACCTGATTCTAACAAGAAGAAAATAATTCTGTGCTTAAAAGaaggcatcaggagagacctccACACATTGTTTACTTCACTTTGCCAGCATGCTTTCAGTGTACTTTTTGGGAAGAAATGAGTTGACTTCAGGTCTCAGCACGTTTCCAGAAAAAGTGCGATTTGGATTGTCGGATCACATCTACATCCAGCTGTCTGGGGACGCACTGGCAAAGATGAAAAGTTATCTTAACCCTCCCCCGCCCCAATCTTAACACAGCAGTTTTCGTTTTCCGTGTGCGCGACCAAGAACCAACCCATGAACAAGTCTGAAAGAAGCCCGGAGGTGTGTGGAGGAGTTCCTGTTGGTGTGATCCGTCTCTtccagactgcagagacactCAGCACAGAACTGACCTGCAGAGTTTTATATGATTCAAAAAGAGTTTTGAAATCCAGAGCTACAGTGCTGGTTAGAATTAGTAATAAGTAGTGTTTTTACTGAGAAAACCTAAAATATTCTCACAATTATttgcaaatgaataaatgttggATAATCAAgatatttaataaataaaatatagatTATGTAGCTATAGATAGGACTACTTTTTGTCTACAAGACCATGTGGCGCAAACTGTAAATGGAAAAGGTACAAcaaatttattttgacagttcactcacaaacacacatcattttcaatgtaatttcaatTATAAACATCCTGTAGTGGGACTGTGTTCATGTCTATTAGACGATTTGCAATGGACTGTGTCATTGTGGTTTTCCTGCGTTGGACAAACGGCGGACTGTAATGGAGtaatttttttcctgaaaacccACCCATCTCATGGAAGAACAATAATAATTCcaataaatgaagaaataaattcCTTGACTGCTTTAAACACATCCACAGCCATTCTTCTGAAGGTCCCAGAGCTTTATTAATCTCAGTATAATGCCAGCAGCACGCACGTCAACAGCAGTTTTTAAATATCAGAGTTTCGACCTGTCACTTCTGAGGTGTTTCTTCATCATTAGCAGCTAATCTGCAGCCTCACTTTCATATGATAGACACGATAGGGAGTGATAAGTGCTGGGGTGGCAGTTACATAAATACAACAAGTATGAAATACAGTACAGTTCACCAAATAAAAAGGATGCTGGCATTTCTAGGCTCTGATCTATAAATCTGTCCACCCCCTGCAGATGCAAAGTTCAACTGCCTGTGGGGATTTTAGTGCTGCTGGTTTATTTACCATACCCTTCATAAAGTGATTCATACCTCCAAGAAATGTGGGTGTTTCATCAGACTGTGGTCGAAGATAAAGTAGTAGCTGATGGCTCCCAGGCCCAGGTAGAGGACTGCAGCCCCGAGGTTGGTGAGAACCAGCAGGCTGATGATCTGCCGCAGGGCCCCGTCCTCTGGCCATGATGCCGGGTACACATAGGGGGTGAGGACGTAATGGTCAGCAACGTCCAGCACCAGGTCCATGGCTCAATCTGGGAGGTGGAGTGAAAAAAGGAACCAATACATGCATGAATACACTGGGAATGGCTTCAGATTTAGTTTATTTTGGGGTTTTATCAGTGTTAATATTTTACTAGATATTAACATTTGCTGCCACTATAGCTTATAGAAATAAACAGGAGGTTTTATTGGAGATATTGACATGATAGAGCAAACCTTTACTGAAAATAAGTTGATGCTTTATGATTTCACACATTATATACCAGTGTTGAACTGAAATTAAGTCTCCTTGTTTAGGTCGTTAGTTCAATATTACACATTTATTACTCTCCTCCCTCAAAAAAGGTTGGCCTTTTGCATATATATTCGTCGTCACAAATTGGTATTGTAAAAACACATGCTATACTTTAATTGGACACTTTAAATTCAATTTTTGCACTCTGAATATCTAAAAAATAGTCTGAATGTCTCAGTTACATAACTGGAACTACTTCAACTACCGCTACGTGCCCCAAAACGTAGAATTTTGTTGTATTTCCGGTCACTGTTTCGACTGTTGCACCCAACTGTGTAGCCTACATGCACCTTTTATCGCTGTCATTCacttaaatgaataaaagtagCCGCAATGTGTAGTTTTAAGTTGGACTTACCTTCTAGGTTGCTCTTATCCCGGAACAACAGTGCCAAGAGCCAAACTAAAGGCAGACGAACGACCAATCAGGGCACAGTTCCCGTCTACGTCATTCAGAAAACTGACCAATGAGAGACGATCGTGACATCACGGTAGGTTCGCTCTGCTTTCTTATTGGCCAGCTGGAGGATCTGCTCATGGCCTTACAGAGTCAGTGTTACAGCAGCTGGAACATCAGGACAGGGCTGCAGGCGCTTTAAAAACAGATTCGCAGGTTTGGACTTTGAtcaatttcaacattttgttaATCACACATATCACAAACCCATGTTGTTTTGTGCTCTATTTGTGGAACATTTCATGCTATTTTTTAATACATGGCGTTCATTTAATatgtaaatacacacaaaaatatgTGACATTATACCCCAATTCCAGTCTTCAGTTCCTCTGACAGGCCATAACAGCATAACGACATAAAACATCGATTTTACTCACTGCTCTGTTGTCGGGCACTGCATGCAGTTGTGTAACTGCAACTTTTTTTATACTGTGAACATCGGAAATAATAACGATAATAAAGAAGAAGTTATGTGGAAAGTAATATGTCCTTGAAAGACATCCTCGAGCATCTCACATTCACGGTGCAAACCACGGATTTCAGATTTACTACGTATAACCTGGAACATTTGAAAACTCCTTTCTATTCAGCTGTGGTCTCGATATAAAGCCATGTCCTTGGGGAGATTCAGCACATGAATGATAATTGTTAAGAATAGAATAATAGTATTGGCCTATAATGACATTGGAAAAGATTTTcctcgttaaaaaaaaaatcattaaaaatatacccattgctttatttttttagtcaATATTTATTATATTGTGACTTCAGCTGACCTGCTAGTTTATTTGACAGGGATATTAGGCTTAAAATAGTTAAAAGTTACAATATAACTAACGACTGCACTTGATCTTATGTAACTAGTATTGCTACTATTTACACTCCTCATTTCAAATATCAAgtgattgggtttttttttgtaaggtGCACGAACATTTTTCTTAATAACTTTATACGCAACAATGATTTAGTTCTCGAGTATGTTTAGATctctaatgtgtgtttttatcccGACATTTGAAGTTAAAACTTAtcctttttaaataaaacaaaaaactttagCTTTTActgtgggggggaaaaataTGACTCAGTGTTTTAATGAAGACACTCAACCAGCCACAAGATGTCACCACTGCTCCAACATACACCCAGGAGCTGCCCTGATTGATACATTACTCATGACCAGACTCACTGCAGGATTATGCAGGGATATTACAGAGTTCCCAGGGAGACTGGTGTATTAAAGCACACAGATATTTTCAATATCAGGCACAATATTACTTTCTAGCTACAGAAATAATATCAGGTGTAGGCAGACAAATGTGTGACTCTTCTTGGCTTTAAGGACTTATTTAATTTGTAAACTAAGCACAATTTTATTACAATGATATTAATTGGTTTCATAACACTTTTTCACCTgatggagcatttttttttccccaaaaaaagtctttcatttaaaaattctACATGTCGTTAGTACAATTTCTCACGTCTGACCTTTTTTGTGGgggtgtgttttcttcttctctcatctCATGCATTACTCAGAGCCCAATCCTATTTCTTCTCTGTTTAATGTTTAAGTAGCCCTCCAGGATTGAAAATCTCTCTGCATCAAGTCTGCAGTGATTTTTGATCGAAACGCTCTGGAGATGCATCTGCAAACAAGATTACCATCTCAAACTTGGACAAACAAATTGCAATCAATGTTAAAAGAAATGAGGCACGTTCCGTGCAGCTGCGTCGGCCGGCAAATATCCAGAGTTCATGTGTGAAGAAATCCTGCTTGTTTGAGAGGAACTACCTTAACTTCAGAGGAAAGTTGGTGTTTTGAATATACCAAGAGTTGTCTAACAGGCTGTGGGCTCACCCTCTGTGTGCAGACAAACATGAACCAATCAGGATATCTGCAGAGAAGCAACCCTCATGCTGAGTCCCAGATAACCTGCTGCTCATCATCTCCTCAGTCGGCAACAACAGTGGATGAGTCACTTTGGGGAATGTAATCAAAAAACTGGAGAAACTTGTCACAACACAGTCACAGTTCAACTTTTTCAAGCCATCATAGAGTTCATTATGTTGCTGATTGGCAGATGTGACCTTTCAGaatcaaacattttcttctATAGACCACAATCAGTAATGTTAATTCATATTAAAATGCTTTAAGCATATGGAAGATGCTGATCCCAAACAAACTGACACTGACCGAAGGTGAAGTCAGTCACCAACGCCCTATAATTTGAAATTTAAGCTTCATTAAAACACCACACAAGTCTCAAAAGACTTACAAATCAAAAACTATGAGAGACTGCCACCGAACACAAGTAGATGAGGCGATGCATAAGCAGCTCATCCACATGTGTTCATTGACCAAATCAAGCAGGATCTTTGAGATCCTTGTCAAAAGATTGGTTGGATGAGTCCATCCTGTGTACAAACCAGCCAAACAGCCATGAGAAgcacttcacctcctcttcggATTTGGTTCCTGCAAAGCCACAGCTGCGGCTGTTTAGTCAGTTTGGAGCTGTGGCTGCATCTGCTCATAAATAACACAGTCTCATaaaatttcatgaaaattaaCTCTGAGAATTAACTCTGAAAATGCAGATCATGCCGTCTGAATGCTGCGAGCATGATTATACTTTACGGTGAAGGGGTTttatgtgggaaaaaaaaaaattgagatgctttttttgtgtgtgtgtttggagggatAAAAGTTCATGTTGACAGCTAGAGTGTCACAACAAACCCAGAAGAAGGAGACTACATATATAGTGACCCACTTTGCTCGCTCACATGGCCATTAGCTGCCCAGTCAGTCACACATGCAGACTTGGAATATTGTTGGCATTTCAGTGTTCACAAATACATTTTAACCACTCAGTGCACCAGACATCCAGTGGAAGTGCCATTATCAGCTCATCTGTCATCTGCGGCGGCATAATATCCCTCTGAGAGACGGCGACAACCTGCAACGGCAACAAGCTGGTTTTTTGCACGTTCAAACAGCTTGATTTTCATCGAGGGCGGCATCAAAGAAGGGCTGCCGCTCCTCCATGTTGAGGAGAGCGAGCTGGAGTGGTTTGGGCGTCTGATCAGGCCGCCTCTCGGTTGCTTTGCTTGGAGGTGCTCTCGGCACGCACAACTGGGACCGGGCCCCGAGGTCGGCACAGGACTCACTTGGAGAGATCGCATCTCTGGGTTTCTTCCCTCTGAATGGCTTTTCGGGTCCCACCGGATGAGCTCGAGCAACCTGCAGTGGACAGAGACGTCTGcactcctctgctctccatACTGCCGCCACGCTCCCCAGGAGGAAGTGGAAATGAAGACAGATGGATCAATGGATAGTTTTGCACTTAACTCTATGAAATCATTTGGGCAGAAGACTGTATTTCGATAACAGAGCCGTAAATTAAGTGTTAATTCATTCCTCTGTTGAATATCACAATACTGATGGTTAATACTGATTTGTTCTTGTAGACAGCAGACACAGGTTACAAAGTTACAACTATTACattttaacttattttattaataaaatttaATCTCAGTGGTTTAATTCAGTCATTTCTATTTAAATATTCAGTTCAAAAGGAGGTAATGGCAAGTAGTAAAACCAATTTGATCTTTTAATAATTATTGcgttttcctgaaaaaaaatatgatataTTTACAAAAACTTTTGAGGGGACATATTAAGAAAATGCATCAACTTCCTAATTTGTTAATTTTCTGCTCCAAAACACAATTTCGTCTACCTAATATATTTTAGTAAATGGGATATTGAAGTATTTATATTCCATGTAGCTATAATCAAAGTCCACACTTTAAGGGTAAACAGATGTTTTGAAGTTTGTTAAATGCTATTAAAGTGCTTTAAATGTTAGGCACATCTTCTATgaatattcaaaaaataaataaaaagaaaaagaaactaagTGTGTGTTTAAAATATCAAGCAAAAACCTCTACTTTCTATTCCATCATTATGCTTCATGACATTAAAATGATCGTGCTGCTCCTGCCATGCAAGACAAAATGTCTTTAACCCATTAGCAGAATTAACAGATAAGGCTTttttaggaaaaagaaaaagttgtgttcggagaaatttgaaaaaattcaccctgtcaccatctaaacaaatttatttctttaaaaatgatgaTAATACAGTGTGTTCTGCAGGATTTTTGTTGATATTGCTCAGACACAGGGGCTGCGGATGACTAATGCTGTGTTGGAAGGAAACTCGCCGTGTAGTGTTTTGAACATGAGAGGTCAAGAACACAATCTGCCTGGCATTCAATCAGTTCAAGTTGTGCGATCACTGTTGCTAGGTGACCGACGATCAAAACCATGCCTGTTAAGGTGAACGTTTCTTGcattttaatgacaaaaataagctcagttcagcagtttttttttttttttgtgtgtgttcccatGAGGCACGCTGGTTAGGTGACGTCACGGACGCTCGAGCTGACTAAGCGTTTTCCAAACAGGACCATTATCAGCCAGTCGACTCCTCAAAGATCAAATATTCGCAGCGATGAGGTTTTGGCGGCTAAAAAACATCCGCACGCCGTCGGATTAAACaacttaaaaacacatttaaatgcaaattGCCTTCTGGACACAACATGCTCCACCCATTCCACTTTGATGATTAAAGTTCAGTCATCACACAGGTTGGCGCTGGCGTCTCTTTGAAGCGATCTATTTGTAGATCCTGCACATcctgagagctgcagtctgatgTAATTCTTCCTCGCACAGGGGcaaaggaaaatgttttttgaagggAGTTCTTTCTCAAGCTTTTTAGCAGCTTAGTTTATTTTGGCTTTGTACTCCTCTAATGTTGAAGGCCAGTTTGTGGCAAAACATGTTGCCTTTTATTTCCACTCCAATTTGAGCTAAcaaggaaatgaaaaatgtttgctTTCCTTTTAACAGTGAAGCAGCTTTGGAGGATACCTGAGAGACACCTCAgacttctgttttattttgatgtaaAATCAGGACAgaataaaagataaattattagggattaaaaacaaacagtaaaagacttattttttttttttttttttttttaataaaaggtaGTTGAATGATCGATACAACCTTTCAAAAATGGCTTTTTGGATGATATCTGCTACTGTAGGGGAGTGTGTGAAGATATAGGCACAAACAAGCCCAAAATGCAACTATTTTTATTACTGATAACACTGATTTATCTGTTTTATACACATCATAATTCAACTTCTATTTATTTGGAGTCAACTTGACTATATTTTTAACACCACTAAAACTGTTTAAAACGTTTATTTTCAGGCTGTAGAATGTAAATGGgaatgtaaaaatgaaatacaaacagTAGTTATTTAATATAAGTTACCACGGACTGCTGCACCTCCTTTACTTCTCACTTCAGTCGGTCAGGAGTCCCACAAAGACAGGGAAAGAGGTAAACAAAGAGGGCTGACAGCTCTGCCGCATCAGACGACAACTTTCTTCGCAGCAGCAGTCGGTCGGCTTACAACAAAGGTCTCGAGATGAAATGAACTAATTTTGCTGTCATTGCAGCCCCTTTCCCAGTTTTACAGCATGAAAGTTAAAGCCTTCTTTTGGTTAGATCTGTAATCACTATCCAATCTgcctggaggagaaaaagaaatttaatttgACAAGGAGGTAATGAACCCGTGCAGCCATTATCTTAGATAACCCATTTGAGAGACTGGTTGAGCACTGATGAAAATTCTATTAAACATAGCTGGCTGATTTCTCTATTTTGTTGAGTGGCAGAAAGCCTTTTTTACCCTTGCCAATTTACTTTGAACTCTCAGAGTTGCCAAGGATCATTATATCAaggagcttcaaacactcacccTTTACTTAATGATTCAAAGGCAACAACCTCAGACTCGGGGCTAATAACCTCTGTGATGCATACACAAGATACCTAGGCAAGAGCAGGAAATACTTttactttcagtttctttctggAGTTTCGGTTCTTTTCCGAGACACAACTTTTCCTGATGTCtcagaacttttttttatttttttcccccccagttTTCAAATGCACTTTGATTCAGTCCCATCTAAATGCTGACTCCGGACTTTGCTCTACTTTCCAGTAAACTTCAGgacactctctccctccttgtGGTCTGTATTTTTCTCCAGTCTGCAGATATGGCAGCTACACCAAAGACCTTTATATTGTTTTACATGTCATGTGTAAGGCTGCATGTTGGTGTTGTGGTTAGCAGCCTCAAATACAGCGTGGTCTTTCTGTGCAGGTTTGGTTTGGACCAGTTAATAAACCAAATTGTAATCATTCACAACCTTTTTCGTTGAtttgtgcaggttttttttttggtgaaagaGTGCCTCTGAACAATAGCAGTTGTTACTACACAACCCCGCAGGAGCAGTTTGGTCCACTTTTGAAGTGCAAAAGTGAACAGAACCAAATTAAGATATGATTGTTTTCAATATCCAGTGAAAAACATTAtcgaaaaaaaaccttcaaacacagacagatcAAAAAATGTTGTCGTTACAGTGTGAGAactttttaatggtttttcagCCACTTCCAACTCTGATATTATCACATCACTGTACAATGTGCATGAgggaggaggtcagggtggagggaTGTTATCTCAAACACTTAACGCTAATAACTCTTATTACCCATACTCTTTAAAAGGCGCGATTGTTTCAAGTGCAGCTTTAATGGCACAGTTTTGCTTACATTAGTGATCAAAACAGGTTAATTCGCCCTTCAAACTCCGACCGTTTCTCTTTTCGTCCCCGAGCCTTCCACTGGGAGAGTGTTAACTCTAAAAATTGCTACGAGAAGAAAAATTGCAGGAGATTCAGCAGAAACCTGTTTAATGAAGGAGACTGTGTTTATCTGGATCAGTGTCAGAGGCGCTGCTGGATCAtccgtttgtgtgtttgtttgggaaGATAATGTGATGTCCACACAGCCAGCGCAAACAGTCGCCACTGTCGCCGTTATGAGATTCGATTGGTAATCTATTCACATGAAACTGCTCACCATTCAAAGAGaagcttcatttattcattcctCTATTTAGGATGATTTAACTTTTCATGCAATTCTAAGCTCTTAAGTAAGAATATTGCAAAAGACATTTCATTAATTTCTTAACAATTTTGAAGTGAAAccttatttcaacatccagTGACTGAAGTTCAGCTGTATTTAACAAAGCTGTTCTTATGTTGCGTTAATGAAATCTAGAAAAGACTACCGAGACTCTTTAACTAGGGTGACCAAGCGTTCTCTTTTACCCGGACTGTCTACTACGTCAGTAGATGTAGACAGTATCTGCCGTTAGAAAGTAAATTTTATTGCTGTCTTGTCTCATAATATCACACAATGTTTGAATAATTTATATTAAAGTAGTGTTTCCTGATTGTCATTTATTCTGTtaagtgttcatttatttcaataatcattcagttttattatcaACAATTGAACATGTTACTAAAGTTCCATCAAGAGGGAATCCAAAttctgacatatttaaacattgttttttttaaagtaatacAATAGCTACTATGCcgagtaattagttacttttagaatATCACAACTCAGTTACAAAATtgcttttttgaagaagtaactagtaatTATAACTTATTACTTCTATAAGTAACTTGCCCAGCACTGCAGATAAATACACGATTTAAGTGTGATAAAGTTATTTAAGTGTAAGACATTTGGACATTACTAAAATGTCACAGATGTGGACAACTACATagatttaaagttgtttttgttaccaataaaaggaaaaacaacatgatTCAAATATGGTTTCTACTGAATAAGGTTCACAGATattccacatttgttttttgtttttcttttgtttaatttttctctgtcatttcttcatttttgtaaACATTGTGAATTTCCAATTGCTATGAACGCCTCACTAAGTTagaaacagcagcacagcagaggcagagaggagctgccGGTGAGAAAGTTTTTCTGTTAAATGTTGGCAAGTTGgcctaaaaataaaacttttttcaaaagaaaatcacGCTGGTCGTCCCTGCCTGGAAG
Proteins encoded in this region:
- the sc5d gene encoding lathosterol oxidase, which produces MDLVLDVADHYVLTPYVYPASWPEDGALRQIISLLVLTNLGAAVLYLGLGAISYYFIFDHSLMKHPHFLENQVQREIKYAMTSLPVISIPTVALFFAEVRGYSKLYDNVSDLPLGWAGLFLSMISFLFFTDMCIYWIHRILHHKLIYKLFHKPHHIWKIPTPFASHAFHPVDGFMQGLPYHIYPFLFPLHKVLYLLLYVFVNIWTISIHDGDYRVPAALTDVVNGSAHHTDHHLFFDYNYGQYFTLWDRLGGSYRHPSALMGKGPHDQIRKLQAEGKLKAKGQANGHAERGVTCKEE